A single region of the Pseudomonas mandelii genome encodes:
- a CDS encoding fumarate hydratase, producing MTVIKQDDLIQSVADALQFISYYHPVDFIQAMHEAYLREESPAARDSMAQILINSRMCATGHRPICQDTGIVTVFVRVGMDVRWDGATMGLDDMINEGVRRAYNLPENVLRASILADPAGARKNTKDNTPAVIHYSIVPGNTVEVDVAAKGGGSENKSKMAMLNPSDSIVDWVLKTVPEMGAGWCPPGMLGIGIGGTAEKAAVMAKEVLMESIDIHELKKRGPSNRIEEMRLELFEKVNQLGIGAQGLGGLTTVLDVKIMDYPTHAASLPVCMIPNCAATRHAHFVLDGSGPATLEAPPLDAYPEIVWEAGPSARRVNLDTLTPEDVQSWKPGETVLLNGKMLTGRDAAHKRMVEMLNKGETLPVDLKGRFIYYVGPVDPVREEVVGPAGPTTATRMDKFTRQILEQTGLLGMIGKSERGPTAIEAIKDHKAVYLMAVGGAAYLVAQAIKKSRVVAFAELGMEAIYEFDVKDMPVTVAVDSKGESVHITGPAIWQKKISESLAVEVQ from the coding sequence ATGACCGTGATCAAGCAAGACGACCTGATTCAGAGCGTTGCCGACGCCCTGCAGTTCATTTCCTATTACCACCCCGTTGACTTCATCCAGGCGATGCACGAGGCCTACCTGCGCGAAGAATCGCCGGCAGCTCGTGATTCGATGGCGCAAATCCTGATCAACTCGCGCATGTGTGCCACCGGCCACCGCCCGATCTGCCAGGACACCGGCATCGTCACCGTCTTCGTCCGCGTGGGCATGGACGTGCGTTGGGATGGCGCCACCATGGGCCTGGACGACATGATCAACGAAGGCGTGCGCCGGGCTTACAACCTGCCGGAAAACGTCCTGCGTGCCTCGATCCTCGCCGACCCGGCGGGCGCTCGTAAAAACACCAAGGACAACACCCCGGCCGTTATCCACTACTCCATCGTTCCGGGTAACACCGTGGAAGTGGACGTGGCAGCCAAGGGCGGCGGCTCCGAGAACAAGTCGAAAATGGCCATGCTCAACCCGTCCGACTCGATCGTCGACTGGGTATTGAAGACCGTTCCGGAAATGGGCGCCGGCTGGTGCCCACCGGGCATGCTCGGCATCGGCATCGGCGGCACCGCCGAGAAAGCCGCCGTGATGGCCAAGGAAGTGTTGATGGAATCCATCGACATTCACGAGCTGAAAAAGCGCGGCCCATCCAATCGCATCGAAGAGATGCGCCTGGAACTGTTCGAGAAGGTCAACCAACTGGGCATCGGCGCCCAGGGCCTCGGTGGCCTGACCACCGTACTCGACGTGAAGATCATGGATTACCCGACCCACGCCGCTTCGCTGCCGGTGTGCATGATCCCGAACTGCGCCGCCACCCGTCACGCGCACTTCGTATTGGATGGCTCCGGCCCGGCGACCCTGGAAGCGCCACCGCTGGACGCCTACCCGGAAATCGTCTGGGAAGCCGGCCCGTCGGCCCGTCGCGTCAACCTCGACACCCTGACCCCGGAAGACGTGCAGAGCTGGAAGCCGGGCGAAACCGTCCTGCTCAACGGCAAGATGCTCACCGGTCGCGACGCCGCGCACAAGCGCATGGTCGAGATGCTGAACAAAGGTGAAACCCTGCCGGTCGATCTGAAAGGTCGCTTCATCTACTACGTCGGCCCGGTTGATCCGGTGCGCGAAGAAGTGGTGGGCCCTGCCGGTCCGACCACCGCCACGCGGATGGACAAGTTCACCCGTCAGATCCTCGAGCAAACCGGCCTGTTGGGCATGATCGGCAAATCCGAGCGCGGCCCGACCGCGATCGAAGCGATCAAGGACCACAAAGCCGTGTACCTGATGGCAGTGGGCGGCGCGGCTTACCTGGTGGCGCAAGCGATCAAGAAATCCCGTGTCGTGGCATTCGCCGAACTGGGCATGGAAGCGATCTACGAGTTCGACGTCAAAGACATGCCGGTGACTGTTGCAGTAGACAGCAAGGGCGAGTCGGTACACATCACCGGTCCTGCCATCTGGCAGAAAAAGATCAGTGAAAGCTTGGCGGTCGAAGTGCAATAA
- a CDS encoding PilZ domain-containing protein has product MFTDRRIERHQLPYFLKVFNSVTDKPIGFLGNVSADGLMLISQLPMMVGVDFDLRLKIPASDGCQQVIDLTACCLWCHEDETPHHYDAGFSLQRAPPEYGQLVEALTQYFSFQPMPASA; this is encoded by the coding sequence ATGTTTACCGACCGCCGGATCGAGCGGCATCAACTGCCGTATTTTCTGAAAGTATTCAACAGCGTCACCGACAAACCCATCGGCTTTCTGGGCAATGTGTCCGCCGACGGGCTGATGCTCATCAGCCAGTTGCCCATGATGGTGGGCGTCGACTTTGACCTGCGTTTGAAAATCCCCGCCAGCGACGGTTGCCAACAGGTCATTGACCTGACGGCCTGTTGTTTGTGGTGCCACGAAGACGAAACCCCCCACCATTACGACGCCGGGTTCAGCCTGCAACGGGCACCGCCGGAGTATGGGCAATTGGTGGAGGCGTTGACGCAGTACTTCAGTTTTCAGCCGATGCCGGCGTCTGCCTGA
- the pyk gene encoding pyruvate kinase, whose amino-acid sequence MSVRRTKIVATLGPASNSPEVLEQLILAGLDVARLNFSHGTPDEHKARAKLVRDLAAKHGRFVALLGDLQGPKIRIAKFANKKIELKIGDQFTFSTSHPLTEGNQQVVGIDYPDLVKDCGVGDELLLDDGRVVMRVDTATATELNCTVLIGGPLSDHKGINRRGGGLTAPALTEKDKADIKLAAEMEVDYLAVSFPRDAADMEYARQLRDEAGGTAWLVAKIERAEAVADDDTLDALIKASDAVMVARGDLGVEIGDAELVGIQKKIILHARRHNKAVIVATQMMESMIQNPMPTRAEVSDVANAVLDYTDAVMLSAESAAGLYPLEAVQAMARICIGAEKHPTSKTSSHRIGKVFESCDQSIALAAMYTANHFPGVKAIIALTESGYTPLIMSRIRSSVPIYAFSPHRETQARAAMFRGVYTVPFDPASLPPEQVSQAAIDELLKRGVVEKGDWVILTKGDSYHTIGGTNGMKILHVGDPMV is encoded by the coding sequence ATGTCCGTCCGTCGTACCAAAATCGTCGCTACCCTTGGCCCGGCCAGTAACTCGCCGGAAGTTCTCGAACAGCTGATTCTGGCTGGCCTGGACGTCGCCCGCCTGAACTTCTCCCACGGCACCCCCGACGAGCACAAGGCTCGCGCGAAGCTGGTGCGTGACCTCGCGGCCAAGCACGGTCGTTTCGTGGCCCTGCTGGGTGACCTGCAAGGCCCGAAAATCCGGATCGCCAAATTCGCCAACAAGAAGATCGAGCTGAAGATCGGTGATCAATTCACCTTCTCCACCAGCCATCCTCTGACCGAAGGCAACCAGCAAGTGGTCGGCATCGACTACCCGGATCTGGTCAAGGATTGCGGCGTGGGCGACGAGCTGCTGCTCGACGACGGCCGCGTGGTGATGCGCGTCGATACCGCCACCGCCACCGAACTGAACTGCACCGTACTGATCGGCGGCCCGCTGTCCGACCATAAAGGCATCAACCGTCGCGGCGGTGGCCTGACGGCGCCGGCCCTGACCGAGAAAGACAAGGCCGACATCAAGCTCGCCGCCGAGATGGAAGTGGACTACCTCGCCGTGTCCTTCCCGCGCGACGCTGCCGACATGGAATACGCCCGTCAACTGCGCGACGAGGCCGGCGGTACGGCCTGGCTGGTGGCGAAGATCGAACGCGCCGAAGCCGTGGCCGACGACGACACCCTCGATGCACTGATCAAAGCCTCCGACGCCGTCATGGTGGCCCGTGGTGACCTCGGTGTGGAAATCGGCGACGCCGAGCTGGTGGGCATTCAGAAGAAGATCATTCTGCACGCACGCCGCCACAACAAGGCTGTGATCGTGGCGACCCAGATGATGGAGTCGATGATCCAGAACCCGATGCCGACCCGCGCCGAAGTGTCCGACGTAGCCAACGCCGTGCTCGACTACACCGACGCCGTGATGCTCTCGGCGGAAAGTGCTGCCGGCCTGTACCCGCTGGAAGCCGTGCAAGCGATGGCGCGCATCTGCATCGGCGCGGAAAAGCATCCGACCAGCAAGACCTCCAGCCACCGCATCGGCAAAGTGTTCGAAAGCTGCGACCAGTCCATCGCCCTGGCGGCCATGTACACCGCCAACCACTTCCCGGGCGTGAAGGCGATCATCGCCCTGACCGAAAGTGGCTACACGCCGTTGATCATGTCGCGCATCCGTTCTTCGGTGCCGATCTACGCGTTCTCCCCGCACCGCGAAACCCAGGCCCGCGCGGCGATGTTCCGTGGCGTCTACACCGTTCCGTTCGACCCGGCATCGCTGCCGCCTGAGCAAGTCAGCCAGGCCGCGATCGACGAGTTGCTCAAGCGCGGCGTTGTCGAGAAAGGCGACTGGGTCATCCTGACCAAGGGCGACAGCTACCACACCATCGGCGGCACCAACGGGATGAAAATCCTGCACGTTGGCGATCCGATGGTCTGA
- a CDS encoding enoyl-CoA hydratase-related protein, with protein MTDAIQLERERGLLTLRLNRPDKKNALTRAMYSHLADALKQADTDPDINAVLITGSAECFTAGNDIADFIQQPPSNLDSPVFHFMLNLLECRKPVIAAVAGAAVGIGTTLLLHCDLVYVSRDARLRMPFVNLGLCPEFGSSLILPRLLGHAKAAELLLLGEGFSGEQAAAWGIATEALGSGEAALAKAREMALRFESLPPEAVRISKQLMKAPDREQLRTVIEEEGALFTQRLRSPEAMAALSAFISRH; from the coding sequence ATGACCGATGCCATCCAGCTTGAACGCGAACGCGGCCTGCTGACCCTGCGCCTGAACCGCCCCGACAAGAAAAACGCCCTGACCCGCGCCATGTACAGCCACTTGGCCGACGCGCTGAAACAGGCCGACACCGACCCCGACATCAACGCCGTGCTGATCACCGGCAGTGCCGAGTGCTTCACAGCCGGCAACGACATCGCCGATTTCATCCAGCAACCGCCGAGCAACCTCGACAGCCCGGTGTTCCACTTCATGCTCAACCTGCTGGAATGCCGCAAACCGGTGATCGCCGCCGTGGCGGGCGCGGCGGTGGGGATCGGCACGACGCTGTTGCTGCATTGCGATCTGGTGTATGTCAGCCGTGATGCGCGGTTGCGCATGCCGTTCGTGAACCTCGGGTTGTGCCCGGAGTTTGGTTCGAGCCTGATCCTGCCGCGATTGCTCGGGCATGCCAAAGCAGCGGAGCTGTTGCTGTTGGGTGAAGGGTTTAGCGGTGAGCAGGCTGCGGCGTGGGGCATTGCCACCGAAGCGTTGGGCAGTGGCGAAGCGGCGTTGGCCAAGGCGCGGGAGATGGCGTTGCGGTTTGAGTCATTGCCACCGGAAGCGGTGCGGATCAGCAAGCAATTGATGAAAGCGCCGGACCGGGAGCAGCTGCGCACAGTGATCGAAGAAGAGGGCGCGTTGTTCACCCAAAGGTTGCGCTCGCCTGAGGCGATGGCGGCATTGTCGGCTTTTATCAGCCGACACTGA
- a CDS encoding GGDEF domain-containing protein, translated as MTHNAIQRLLLKRFALAAGTYALALVLLWMAFFTGHYDEPLTSVAIGSALVVITQGTLFAVFYSGCNLRFSDPSLTEAQVLMGLGWQTWLVANLDEARGAFLVFYLLIMLFGLFHLSRRAFVRCALLVFFSFSAITLWEGYHFQLHDPALAALQVCVLFIVLVWLELYARYVQASRQRMRQRRFALQAHQDTLRGMMRQLEDLVATDELTGLFNRRHFLRLASRELNAMEAGVVHGLALIDLDHFKRINDVHGHAAGDQVLQAFAGVATACLREGDVLARYGGEEFVVLLPDCNAERLTSCCERLRIAFTDVELIGLNVAHLSLSAGMTLLELGDDLDDALQRADQALYRAKRDGRNRCAAAWENVDA; from the coding sequence TTGACCCATAACGCCATCCAACGGCTTTTGCTCAAACGCTTCGCCCTCGCAGCCGGCACCTACGCCCTGGCTTTGGTCTTGCTGTGGATGGCGTTTTTCACCGGGCATTACGATGAGCCGCTGACCAGCGTGGCCATCGGCAGCGCGCTGGTGGTGATCACCCAGGGGACGTTGTTCGCGGTGTTTTACAGCGGCTGCAACCTGCGCTTTTCCGACCCGAGCCTGACCGAAGCACAAGTATTGATGGGCCTGGGGTGGCAGACATGGCTGGTTGCCAATCTGGATGAGGCGCGCGGCGCGTTCCTGGTGTTCTACCTGCTGATCATGTTGTTCGGGCTGTTCCATCTTTCACGCCGTGCGTTTGTGCGCTGTGCCCTGTTGGTGTTTTTCAGTTTCAGTGCGATCACGCTATGGGAGGGCTACCACTTCCAGTTGCACGACCCGGCGCTGGCCGCGTTGCAGGTGTGCGTGCTGTTTATCGTGTTGGTGTGGCTGGAGCTTTATGCCCGTTACGTCCAGGCCTCGCGTCAACGTATGCGCCAACGACGGTTTGCCTTGCAGGCGCACCAAGACACCCTGCGCGGGATGATGCGCCAGCTCGAAGACCTGGTCGCCACCGACGAACTGACCGGGCTGTTCAACCGCCGGCATTTCCTGCGCCTGGCTTCCCGCGAGCTGAACGCGATGGAGGCGGGCGTGGTGCACGGCCTGGCGTTGATCGACCTCGACCACTTCAAACGCATCAATGACGTTCATGGCCACGCTGCTGGCGACCAGGTGCTGCAAGCCTTTGCCGGCGTGGCCACCGCCTGCCTGCGAGAGGGCGATGTGTTGGCCCGTTATGGTGGCGAAGAGTTCGTGGTGTTGCTGCCCGACTGCAACGCCGAACGCCTGACCTCTTGTTGCGAGCGGCTGCGCATCGCCTTTACCGATGTCGAGTTGATCGGACTCAACGTCGCCCACCTCAGTTTGTCCGCCGGCATGACGTTGCTGGAGTTGGGCGATGATCTCGACGACGCCTTGCAGCGCGCCGACCAGGCGCTCTACCGCGCCAAGCGTGACGGGCGCAATCGCTGCGCGGCGGCGTGGGAGAACGTCGATGCCTGA
- a CDS encoding ISL3-like element IS1411 family transposase: MNNLTFSSPDLSSFCQLNNLGLTATGQHLCAERAVIECRLTKAPEPCPKCGAAGVSRGTVDRHLAHTPYGQRPTRLLLRIRRWRCACGCFWHEDTNSAAPPRSKLSYGAIRWALAAIVLDHLSVSRVASQLDVAWHTANNAIINEGRRLLFNDSTRFDGVTVLGVDEHVWRHTRCGDKYVTIVVDLTPVRNKNGPARLLDVLEGRSKQAFKQWLQSRPKSWRDQIESIAMDGFTGFKSAAQEALPQAQTVLDPFHVVRWASNMLDECRRRVQHDILGRRGRKNDPLYKSRRTLLTRISYLSDANKKQLFQLFADEHHLEVDCTWSMYQRVVSAYNEPDRKRGKKLMEEVINIITASDLPKALIEVKGLGETLKKYAESILAYFDRPGTSNGPTEAINGRLEHLRGTALGFRNLTNYIARCLLKSGGFRNQLHP, translated from the coding sequence GTGAACAATCTTACCTTTTCTAGCCCTGATCTTTCCAGCTTTTGCCAACTGAATAACCTCGGCCTGACTGCCACTGGACAACATCTTTGTGCAGAGCGCGCCGTCATCGAATGTCGTTTAACCAAAGCACCCGAGCCATGCCCCAAGTGCGGGGCTGCTGGTGTTTCACGCGGTACTGTCGATAGGCATCTTGCTCACACACCTTACGGACAACGACCAACCAGATTGCTGCTGCGTATCCGTCGCTGGCGTTGTGCTTGCGGCTGTTTCTGGCATGAAGATACAAACAGTGCAGCACCTCCACGTTCAAAGCTTTCATATGGGGCGATACGCTGGGCATTAGCTGCCATCGTGCTGGATCATCTGTCGGTATCTCGTGTTGCGAGCCAGCTTGATGTTGCATGGCACACCGCTAATAATGCCATTATCAACGAAGGACGGCGCCTGCTTTTTAATGACTCGACACGTTTTGACGGTGTGACCGTGCTGGGCGTGGATGAGCATGTTTGGCGACATACACGCTGTGGTGACAAGTACGTCACCATCGTGGTTGACCTTACGCCCGTGCGTAACAAAAACGGGCCGGCCCGCTTGCTCGATGTGCTGGAAGGCCGCTCCAAACAAGCCTTTAAGCAATGGCTACAGAGTCGCCCCAAATCGTGGCGTGACCAGATCGAAAGCATTGCCATGGACGGTTTTACGGGGTTTAAATCTGCAGCGCAAGAAGCCCTGCCTCAAGCCCAAACCGTGCTGGATCCTTTCCATGTCGTGCGCTGGGCAAGCAACATGCTGGATGAATGCCGCCGGCGTGTGCAACACGACATCCTGGGCCGCAGAGGGCGTAAAAATGACCCGCTCTACAAAAGCCGTCGAACGCTACTGACTCGGATCAGCTACCTGTCTGACGCCAACAAAAAGCAACTGTTCCAGCTGTTTGCAGATGAGCACCACCTCGAAGTGGATTGCACCTGGAGCATGTACCAACGGGTGGTCAGCGCCTACAACGAGCCGGATCGAAAACGTGGTAAAAAACTCATGGAAGAGGTCATAAATATCATTACAGCCAGCGACTTGCCCAAAGCGCTCATCGAGGTGAAAGGCTTGGGGGAAACGCTGAAAAAATACGCTGAGAGCATCCTTGCCTACTTCGACCGGCCAGGAACCAGCAACGGTCCAACAGAAGCTATCAACGGGCGACTTGAGCACTTACGAGGTACCGCCTTGGGCTTTAGAAATTTAACCAATTACATAGCCAGGTGCTTGCTGAAGTCAGGAGGGTTTAGAAATCAGCTACACCCTTAA
- a CDS encoding sensor histidine kinase, whose translation MLESSRSLRITLYTLLIFVGAALAAGIALRHTERQALVEDAARANQQLALYANSLHTLIDRYRALPAVLALDPELRAALNGQVTAEQQDALNRKLEKINGAAQSSTLELLDRTGLAVAASNWRLPSSYVGHNYGFRPYFSQTRTQGTGRFYAVGVTSGIPGYFLSSAVTSDAGEFLGAMVVKLEFPELEREWRQGSDTLLVSDARGIIFIANQPGWRYRSLKPLSDSDHAELKATRQYDKQPLTPLDYQSLQRFDDNSDLARVVGPDGTANYLWESLPLSTEGWTLHLLRRPHVAFEDSRNAALAAAGLWLALVFLLLFLNQRWRLAKMRQRSREELEQLVEERTRDLRTAQDGLVQSAKLAALGQMSAALAHEINQPLTAQRMQLATLRLLLDHGRVDDAYKALKPVDDMLTRMAALTGHLKTFARKSPSGLRERLDLAAVVDQSLQLLDARLRDEQVSTVLHLTRPAWVRGDAIRLEQVLINLLRNALDAMQDKPCKRLEIRLEADEQLWRLTVTDNGGGIAEEHLPNVFDPFFTTKPVGDGLGLGLAVSFAIVHESGGRLSADNHANGAVFTVTLPIDLEAHSPC comes from the coding sequence ATGCTTGAGTCTTCTCGCTCTTTGCGCATAACTCTATACACCCTCCTTATCTTCGTCGGTGCCGCACTGGCGGCCGGAATTGCCCTGCGTCACACCGAACGCCAGGCGCTGGTCGAGGACGCTGCGCGGGCCAATCAGCAACTGGCGCTCTACGCCAATTCCCTGCACACCCTGATTGATCGCTACCGCGCCCTGCCCGCCGTGCTGGCGCTGGACCCGGAGTTGCGCGCTGCGCTCAACGGTCAGGTCACGGCGGAACAACAGGACGCGTTGAACCGCAAACTGGAAAAAATCAACGGCGCCGCGCAGTCCTCGACCCTGGAACTGCTCGACCGCACCGGCCTCGCCGTGGCGGCCAGCAATTGGCGCTTGCCCAGCAGTTACGTCGGCCACAACTATGGTTTCCGCCCCTACTTCAGCCAGACCCGCACCCAGGGCACCGGGCGTTTTTATGCGGTGGGGGTGACCAGCGGCATTCCGGGCTATTTCCTGTCCAGCGCGGTCACCAGCGACGCCGGCGAGTTCCTCGGCGCGATGGTGGTGAAGCTTGAGTTTCCGGAACTGGAGCGCGAATGGCGTCAGGGCAGCGACACGCTGCTGGTCAGCGACGCACGCGGCATTATCTTCATCGCCAACCAGCCGGGCTGGCGCTACCGCTCGTTGAAACCCTTGAGCGACAGCGATCACGCCGAGCTCAAGGCCACCCGCCAATACGACAAACAACCGCTGACCCCGCTGGACTACCAATCGCTGCAGCGCTTTGACGACAACAGCGATCTGGCGCGGGTCGTCGGTCCTGATGGCACGGCCAATTACCTCTGGGAATCACTGCCGCTGAGCACGGAAGGCTGGACTCTGCACCTGCTGCGCCGCCCGCACGTCGCCTTCGAAGACAGCCGCAACGCCGCACTCGCCGCTGCCGGGCTGTGGCTGGCGCTGGTGTTTCTGTTGCTGTTCCTCAACCAGCGCTGGCGCCTGGCGAAAATGCGCCAGCGCAGCCGTGAAGAACTCGAACAATTGGTCGAAGAGCGCACCCGCGACCTGCGCACGGCTCAGGACGGTCTGGTGCAATCGGCCAAACTCGCGGCCCTCGGCCAGATGTCCGCCGCCCTCGCCCATGAAATCAATCAGCCACTGACCGCCCAGCGCATGCAACTGGCCACCTTGCGTCTGCTGCTCGATCACGGTCGGGTCGACGATGCCTACAAGGCGTTGAAACCGGTGGACGACATGCTGACGCGCATGGCCGCCCTCACCGGCCACCTGAAAACCTTCGCCCGCAAAAGCCCCAGCGGCTTGCGCGAACGTCTGGACCTGGCAGCGGTGGTGGACCAATCGCTGCAATTGCTCGACGCGCGCCTGCGTGATGAGCAGGTCAGCACCGTGCTGCACCTGACGCGTCCGGCGTGGGTGCGCGGTGATGCGATTCGTCTGGAACAGGTGTTGATCAATCTGCTGCGCAATGCCTTGGACGCGATGCAGGACAAACCCTGCAAACGCCTGGAAATCCGCCTCGAAGCCGACGAGCAACTCTGGCGCCTGACCGTCACCGACAATGGCGGCGGCATCGCCGAAGAGCATCTGCCGAACGTGTTCGATCCGTTCTTCACCACCAAACCGGTGGGTGATGGCCTGGGCCTTGGCTTGGCGGTATCGTTTGCCATCGTGCACGAATCGGGCGGTCGCCTGAGCGCCGACAATCATGCCAACGGCGCCGTGTTCACCGTGACTTTACCCATCGACCTGGAGGCCCACAGTCCATGCTGA
- a CDS encoding iron-sulfur-binding ferredoxin reductase: MPELRVGERHWSVAPGSNLLDALNQNGVAVPYSCRAGSCHACLVQCVQGLPSDSRPDALSAEQRQQGWRLACQCQVVEDLQVHAFDPHVDGRPAQVAAVDWLSTSVLRLRLTTERPLRYSAGQHLVLWAGNVARPYSLASLPEEDRFLEFHLDCRQRGEFSDAARQLKIGDPIRLGELRGGALQYDPDWSTRPLWLMAAGTGLGPLFGVLREALRQDHQGAIRVIHLAHDASEHYLAKPLQAMADVRENLSIECWTPAELPQALAQLRLVSRQTLALVCGAPDSVDAFARRLYLAGLPRNQLLADVFVPRG; encoded by the coding sequence ATGCCTGAGTTGCGCGTCGGCGAGCGCCATTGGTCCGTGGCCCCGGGCAGCAACCTGCTCGATGCCCTGAATCAGAACGGCGTGGCCGTGCCCTACAGTTGTCGCGCCGGCAGTTGCCATGCGTGCCTGGTGCAATGCGTTCAAGGCTTGCCCAGCGACAGCCGTCCCGATGCCTTGAGCGCTGAACAGCGTCAGCAAGGTTGGCGTCTGGCGTGTCAGTGCCAGGTGGTCGAGGACTTGCAGGTGCATGCCTTCGATCCACACGTCGACGGCCGCCCCGCGCAAGTCGCCGCCGTTGATTGGTTGAGCACCAGCGTATTGCGGTTGCGCCTGACCACCGAGCGACCGTTACGCTACAGCGCCGGGCAGCATCTGGTGTTGTGGGCGGGCAACGTGGCACGGCCCTACTCCTTGGCGAGCCTGCCGGAAGAGGACCGCTTTTTGGAGTTCCACCTCGATTGCCGGCAGCGGGGTGAATTCAGCGACGCGGCCCGTCAGCTGAAAATCGGCGACCCGATCCGCCTCGGCGAACTGCGTGGCGGAGCGTTGCAATATGACCCGGACTGGAGCACTCGACCGCTGTGGCTGATGGCGGCCGGTACGGGACTGGGGCCGTTGTTCGGTGTGTTGCGCGAAGCGTTGCGTCAAGATCACCAAGGCGCCATCCGCGTCATTCACCTCGCCCATGACGCCAGCGAGCATTACCTGGCCAAGCCCCTGCAAGCCATGGCCGATGTACGTGAAAACCTCAGCATTGAATGCTGGACCCCGGCCGAGTTGCCGCAAGCGTTGGCGCAACTGCGGCTTGTTTCCCGGCAAACCCTGGCCTTAGTCTGCGGAGCCCCCGACAGTGTCGACGCCTTTGCCCGGCGTTTGTACCTGGCCGGACTGCCGCGCAACCAACTGCTGGCGGATGTCTTTGTTCCCCGTGGTTGA
- a CDS encoding DUF6124 family protein encodes MSKATPAPSEPTCSAYATFDPKKLHTAAQKALNHHLAQKKTKSCFANERTTEERAMKMFTVVPDANPEALTIETYETFSTVSILLLDLAESLDDKPRHLAMAIYRMSELGLMLVERSLDNEKAIKTT; translated from the coding sequence ATGTCGAAGGCTACACCTGCCCCTTCCGAGCCTACGTGCTCAGCCTATGCCACTTTCGATCCAAAAAAACTTCATACCGCCGCCCAAAAAGCGCTGAACCACCATCTCGCTCAAAAAAAAACCAAATCGTGCTTTGCTAACGAACGCACCACCGAGGAACGCGCCATGAAGATGTTCACCGTTGTCCCTGATGCCAACCCCGAAGCCTTGACCATCGAGACCTACGAAACATTCTCGACGGTCAGCATTCTGCTACTCGACCTGGCGGAAAGTCTGGACGACAAGCCGCGGCATCTGGCGATGGCGATTTATCGGATGAGTGAGTTGGGGTTGATGCTGGTGGAGCGGTCGCTGGATAACGAAAAGGCGATCAAGACGACCTGA
- a CDS encoding tetratricopeptide repeat protein, producing the protein MRFVLIAALALSVTGCARWSMNHHLNNAYSAYDRGNCEQVMLELSKVERSSRARPYVWPEVSMMRGQCLERQKLFIDAAQTYQFIMASYPQSEYAYRARARLETLQSLGHYPTRSAAAAVRPTRF; encoded by the coding sequence ATGCGATTCGTGCTCATTGCCGCCCTTGCCCTCAGTGTGACGGGTTGCGCCCGTTGGTCTATGAACCATCATTTGAATAATGCCTACAGCGCTTACGATCGCGGCAATTGCGAGCAGGTGATGCTCGAATTGTCCAAAGTCGAACGCTCCAGCCGTGCGCGGCCTTATGTGTGGCCGGAAGTGTCGATGATGCGTGGCCAGTGCCTGGAACGGCAGAAGCTGTTCATCGATGCGGCGCAGACTTATCAGTTCATCATGGCGTCCTACCCGCAAAGCGAATACGCCTACCGCGCCCGCGCCCGTCTGGAAACCTTGCAGAGCCTGGGACATTACCCGACTCGCAGCGCCGCGGCCGCCGTGCGCCCGACGCGGTTCTGA